The Oncorhynchus masou masou isolate Uvic2021 chromosome 14, UVic_Omas_1.1, whole genome shotgun sequence region CCACCATGAGGCGGATCCTGGAGGTCAACCTCCTGGGCACAATCAGCACCATCCAGGCCTTCCTACCAGGGATGAAGGCCCAGGGCCATGGACGTGTCCTGGTCACTGGCAGCATCGGTGGGCTACAGGGTGAGAGGTTGAGAGCAGGGCTGGGGTGACAGGAGGGGGAATGGGATGAAATTACCCTTAGAGACTGTTCTGAGGTCAGATTTAGGGGTTTGTTTAGTATTTATTGCCATGATAATCAAATATATGTGATTATTGTATTGTAGGACTCCCCTTTAATGAGGTGTACTGTGCCAGTAAGTTTGCAGTAGAGGGCGCCTGTGAGAGTCTGGCCATTCTCCTGCAGCACTTCAACATCCAGTGAGTCCAGACAGTCATCAGCTCATGTATCCCATTGTCAGTGTTTCATTTTGGGTGTGCACTGTATCTGTGTTGGTACTGATTGACTCCATCCACCGTCGTGCAGTGTGAGTCTTATTGAGTGCGGCCCTGTCAACACGGATTTCCTGGACAACCTGCagagggcagagccaggggaCTCTTCGCTGCAGCAGGTCGACGCCCACACACGCAGCCTCTATGACACGTACCTGCAACACTGTGGGATGGTGTTCCAGAACGCAGCTCAGGACACAGAGGATATTGTGAAGGTACAGGTACTGCTTACTTGACATCTATTAGTTATTTAGCTGATCTGATAAAGGTGCTCCTCCCTGTCTCCAgtgcatactgtatgtacatacttGTATTTATGATACTAGATATTTATAGATTTTCTATGGAAGTGTAAGTAGTACTGATCAGTAGATTTAATAGCTGGACCCCTCTCAATACAGGTATTTCTGGATGCCATCCAGTCATCAAACCCTGCATTCAGATACTACACCAACAATGCCCTCATTCCGCTCAGCAGCCCTAAGATCTCAGCACTGGACGGGTCCCAGTACATCAGAAATATGAGCAAGATCATCTTCTCAACCAATGGGAAAGGGGAACAAAAATAGCCATCAAACTATAGAATATAATATAACCCTTTactttatacatacagtacagtcaacATTTTTAGAACACCTAtccattcaagggtttgtctttatttttactattttctacattgtataattatagtgaagacatcaaaactatgacataacacatgtggaatcttgtagtaaccaaaaaggtcttaaacaaatcaaaatatattttatatttgagattcttcaaagtagccaccctttgccttgatgacagctttgcacactctaggcattctctcaaccagcttcatgaggaatgtttttccaacagtcttgaaggtgttcccacatatgctgagcacttgttggctgcttttccttcactctgcagtccaactcatcccaaaccatctcaattaggttgagatcaggtgattgtggaggccaggtcaattgatgcagcactccatcattcaacttggtcaaatagcccttacacagcctggaggtgtgttttgggtcatagttctgttgaaaaataaatgatagtcccactaagcacaaaccagatgggatagtgtatcgttgcagaatgctgtggtagccatgctggttaagtgtgccttgaattctaaataaatcactgacagtgtcaccagcaaagcacccccacaccatcacacctcctcctccatgcttcacggtgggaatcacacatgtggagatcatccgttcacctactctgtgtctcacaaagacacagaggttggaaccaaaaatctcaaatttggactcatcagaccaaaggacagacttccaccagtctaatgtccattgctcatgtttcttggcccaagcaagtctcttcttattattgatgtcctttagcagggattttttttgcagcaatttgacaatgATGGCCTGAttcctcataagagccagttgtataatagcgcttgatggtttttgtgattgcacttgaagaaaccttcaaagttcttgaaattttccacattaactgaccttcatgtcttaaagtaatgatggattgtcgtttctttttgcttatttgagctgttcttgccataatatggacttggtcttttttaccaagtagggctatcttctgtataccacccctaccttgtcacaacacaactgattggctcaaatgcaataagaaggaaagaaattcaacaaattaacttttaataaggcacacctgttaatcgaagtacattccaggtgactaccctatgaagctgtttgagagaatgccaagagcgtgcaaagctgtcatcaaggcaaagggtgggtatttgaatctcaaatataaaatatattttgatttttttaaacaattctttggttaatacatgattccatatgtgttatttcatagttttgatgtcttcactattattctacaatgtagaaaatagtaaaaataaagaaaaacccttgaatgagtaggtgtgtccaaactttcggCTGTACATAGGTTATACACATGATTTGCATTGGGAGCCACACACAAGCACATCATTTCAGCAAACAACATGGTTGGCCAAAATCATCTTCTACACGCAATGTTCAACCACCAACTTCCAGGTGGAGACTTTGCTATTATGTCACAAGTTTTGATACATTTGAGGAGTTTATTTCTAAAACTCTACATCTGCCAATGtttttcatcagaaatgattgctaatgggtaccttcatgtgtgtCCAAGAAGTTACTGTTCTTAGATTTGAGTGTATGTGTATGAAAATGCGTATGTTTTTGCAAAACtctatatatccattgtttagcaTGGAATGAAATGAttgtatcctgtatatttgactgtgatgtgtggttgtctcacctagctatcttaagatgaaggcagttttactgtaagttgctctggataagagcatctgctaaattatttAAATGTAGATCTCATATTATTGTATTGAAtgctttttaaaatatattttttaaatgttgatgTATCATTCGTACAGTTCTTCATTAACAATGTAGTTattgttacatttgactgtgtaaaactCAACAGTACTACTCCTTTATCTGAGAGTGAGGTGAATTTGTCTCTCAGGGATTCTTGAAAGACGAGACAATCTCAACTTTTCTTTGACAAGTATTTTTCTTAATATTAACAACATTTGAAATATAACTGTTTATAAACCAAAGTATTGGCTACCACACAATATAAAGGGACAACCTAACTAAAACCTTTTTCATAAAATGCACCTAACTGGATTTATCTCAACTTAGTCAGACACCATAAAAGGCATTTCATTTGTATATTTATTGTCCAACAAGCATTTAAGGGCCTTGATTGTTTCATTCTAAAATTAGATTATTCAAATATGTAATACAAATCTCCAAATCTATTTTTGTTCTGTTTCAAGGCTAATTGTTTTAGCATTTTGGCACGTTTTTTCTaaattcagaacataaaacaagaTTTATAAAGGATGTCTAGCACAGAAAGTACTGTACTTCAATAGTTGACATATATTGCAGGACAatgaatatatttttttcagAATATTTACACAAAAAAATCAGAGTTGACAAGCCACTGACAGAGTTGACAACAGAAACTCGAAACAGACATATTCTTGTCTTTAAAAATATAAGTTGAATACAAACATTTGTCAAATATAGTGAATAATTTATTTAACAATCCACAACAAAATATAACCATTCTACCATTTCAGCACTCTGACAGAGTTGATGTTAGACAAAACATCTGACAGAATTGACATTTTACGGAGCTTCTTTTCTTCTTCATTCAAGTGTTATACAAAATACCAATTTAGTTTTTTCTCCGTTACTTTATGACTCCAAAGCCTACGTATTTCAACCAAAATTCATATTCTATCTTAATATATAATGGAGATGGAGTTAACAGGTTATGGTTGTGACCATGGTGATATCAATATTGTTTGTTTAAATCTATCAAAACTAGAGAACCTTTCAGATCATGGGTGGTCTTGTCACACTACAGTTAATCAGGAGATGAAGAAGGGAATACCACGGTAAAGCTGACTCTGTTAAAATCGGATTCATTTAGGATTTTAGACAAATCTGACGGAGTTGACCAAAACTCTGGACACGTTTTGTAGGAATCACAGTTTTTAGAGAAATATTCCTTAAAGTCAGAGATGGCTATTGCAAGAAACAACATGTGATACTTTtcagttaacttcttatggctgggggacagtattgagtagcttggatgaataaaaTGCCTAGagtcaactgcctgctactcaggcccagaagctaagttatgcatattattagttgatttgtatagaaaacactctgacgtttctaaaactgtttgagaatgatgtctgtgagtataacagacaAGCAAGCAAAaaactgagaaaaaaatccaaccaggaagtgggaaatctgaggtttcgaggttttcaagtctttgcctatccaatatacagtgtcaaatttggtccgattgcacttcctaaggcttccattagatgtcaatAGTTTTAGAACCTTGTtacaggcttctactgtgaagggggagataataagagctgtttgagtcaggtgtctggcagaataCCATGAGCTCAGTCAGGCGCGCGCCCGTGAGAGTTAGCTGCGTTCCTTTtcctttctaaagacaaaggaattgtctggttggaatattattgaagatttatgttaaaaacatcctaaagattgattctatacatcgtttgacatgtttctacgaactgtaatataacttttttgacttttcgtctggactaagtgcctgcgcctcttgaatttggatttgtgaactaaatgcGCGAACATAAAGGTAGTATTtgaacataaatgatggactttatcgaacaaaacaaacatttattgtggaactgcgattcctgggagtgcattccgatgaagatcatcaaaggtacgtgaatatttataatgctatttcggACTTCTATAGACTCCACAACATgacgggtatctgtatggcttgttttggtctctgagcgctgtactcagattattgcatggtgtgctttttctgtaaagcttttttaaaatctgacacagcggttgcattaaggagaagtatatctttaattccatgtataacacttgtattttcatcaacatttatgatgagtatttctgtaaattcatgtggctctctgcaaaacattactgaacataacgcgccaatgtaaaccgacatttttggatataaatatgaactttatcgaacaaaacatacatgtattgtgtaacatgaagtcctacgagtgtcatctgatgaagatcatcaaaggttagtaatttattttatcactatttctgctttttgtgactcctctttttggctggaaaaatggctgtgtttttctgtgacttggcgctgacctaacataatcacatggtatgctttcgtcgtaaagcctttttgaaatcggacactgggattaacaacaagtggtgtataatacttgtatgtttgaggaattttaattatgagatttctgttgtttgaatttggcgcgctgcactttcactggctggtGGAGTTTTGGTAGAGTTTGAAATTGTGATCTTTTGTGCATTTCTGGCCAGAGAGCCGACATGGAAATTAATACAATTTAAAATGTTTGGAAAATTACAAAAACACATATTTTCCCCAATAGAATTCCACTAAATGTCATTTTTAAGATCAAATAGTAAAACAAAATTCCCCTTTTCAACTTTAAAAACGAAGTTTTTGTCCCGACTTTCAAGAATCCCTGCTCTCTGAAATGAAATTATTagatagattttaaacaaattCATGTCTGTCATTGAGCAACCCCATCACACCAATCTGTTTTAtaatttctttaaacaataaaagctaatttaccaacatttctgaaaatggatatatagcgttttggaatgaaactcttcatttgtttttcttgttttttttcaaCCTCCGAATCCATGATTAgatgtttaaataaataaaaatatataataatattttGCGCTTATACTGTATTTGTGTTTGGATTCATATCTTTTATTATGGTGCACATTGCTGGTACTTTTCCCTCCCACAAGCCTCTGTTGCTGACTGGTGTTTCATGGGTGTGATAAAATTCTCAAGGGCATGGCAGGGATATGAAACTGTCATGGGTATTATTCGACCCAACAATTTACTTCTTGGGTCACTAACTCACAAACGTGTGTGTGCCCTCCATGTGTgcccccatgtgtg contains the following coding sequences:
- the LOC135553687 gene encoding estradiol 17-beta-dehydrogenase 1-like; the protein is MEQTVVLITGCSSGIGLSLAVRLASDPAKMYKVYATMRNLAKKERLLDCVKGLHKDTLDILQMDITDQRSILDARDRVREKRVNILVCNAGVGLMGPLEAQSLATMRRILEVNLLGTISTIQAFLPGMKAQGHGRVLVTGSIGGLQGLPFNEVYCASKFAVEGACESLAILLQHFNIHVSLIECGPVNTDFLDNLQRAEPGDSSLQQVDAHTRSLYDTYLQHCGMVFQNAAQDTEDIVKVFLDAIQSSNPAFRYYTNNALIPLSSPKISALDGSQYIRNMSKIIFSTNGKGEQK